The Pan troglodytes isolate AG18354 chromosome 1, NHGRI_mPanTro3-v2.0_pri, whole genome shotgun sequence genome includes a region encoding these proteins:
- the DIRAS3 gene encoding GTP-binding protein Di-Ras3 — protein MGNASFGSKEQKLLKRLRLLPALLILRAFKPHRKIRDYRVVVVGTAGVGKSTLLHKWASGNFRHEYLPTIENTYCQLLGCSHGVLSLHITDSKSGDGNRALQRHVIARGHAFVLVYSVTKKETLEELKAFYELICKIKGNNLHKFPIVLVGNKSDDTHREVALNDGATCAMEWNCAFMEISAKTDVNVQELFHMLLNYKKKPTTGLQEPEKKSQMPNTTEKLLDKCIIM, from the coding sequence ATGGGTAACGCCAGCTTTGGCTCCAAGGAACAGAAGCTGCTGAAGCGGTTGCGGCTTCTGCCCGCCCTGCTTATCCTCCGCGCCTTCAAGCCCCACAGGAAGATCAGAGATTACCGCGTCGTGGTAGTCGGCACCGCTGGTGTGGGGAAAAGTACGCTGCTGCACAAGTGGGCGAGCGGCAACTTCCGTCATGAGTACCTGCCGACCATTGAAAATACCTACTGCCAGTTGCTGGGCTGCAGCCACGGTGTGCTTTCCCTGCACATCACCGACAGCAAGAGTGGCGACGGCAACCGCGCTCTGCAGCGCCACGTTATAGCCCGGGGCCACGCCTTCGTCCTGGTCTACTCAGTCACCAAGAAGGAAACCCTGGAAGAGCTGAAGGCCTTCTATGAGCTGATCTGCAAGATCAAAGGTAACAACCTGCATAAGTTCCCCATCGTGCTGGTGGGCAATAAAAGTGATGACACCCACCGGGAGGTGGCCCTGAATGATGGTGCCACCTGTGCGATGGAGTGGAATTGCGCCTTCATGGAGATCTCAGCCAAGACCGATGTGAATGTGCAGGAGCTGTTCCACATGCTGCTGAATTACAAGAAAAAGCCCACCACCGGCCTCCAGGAGCCCGAGAAGAAATCCCAGATGCCCAACACCACTGAGAAGCTGCTTGACAAGTGCATAATCATGTGA